The region AGTTCAGTTTCAATCAAGTAGAAAAAGAAGTAAAAAGGTAGAAAGGGGAATGGTGATGAAAATATTAGTAACTGAAATGTTTTTGAGCCATATCCCTCGTGGTAAAGAAACATTTGTGTTGCAAAAAATGAGTCAATTCGTGAAAGATTATGTAGAATATAAGTTTAACATGTCTGCGATGCGTGGAGGCGTGTCTGTGCGTGAAATTAAACATAATCGCAATGGGTTGCGTATTTTTAAGCTTCGAATTAATAAAGGTGATCGGATCTTGTTTACCTTTGATACAAATCGTGTTCGAAGTGAGTACCGACAAGCCATTTTGTTTTTAGATTATTGTCATCATGATGATCAGGCAATGCGAGGACGACAAATTGGAATCAAAGAAGATAGGATTGAGGTTGTATCTTCTGAAGAAGAGGTAGTCGATGCCTACATTGATCAACAATATGAAAATTTTGATTATGATCCTAATGTCATCATTACCAGAGTCATAAACGTCGAAACGATGAATCAGTTACTTGACGATCGAGATGAAAAGGCGATTTATTATTTAAATGATGAACAGTTTCAATGTCTGGCGCCAACTGAGTCGCCAACGTTTTTATTCGGAAGTGCCGGAAGTGGAAAAACCACGATTAATATTCATAAAGCGTATTTACTTGCCTTGCAACCGATTCGTTTAGCTTATTTCACGTATTCTTCTTATTTAGTTGAAGATGCAGTTAAATTATTCAAAAAAATTGTGGAAGATTCTGATGAGGTGAAAGCGGATGATATTTTAAAACGGGTTCAATTTCTTCACTACAATCACTTTGTTTCCACAGAGGTTCGAGCGTATCAAATGATGACATACGAAGCATTTCGCTTATGGGCAATTGAACGCCAACCGATGCTAATTAAACAAATCGGATTAGATGTTTATGATTTGTGGAAAGAAATTCGGGGCATCATTAAAGGAATGATTCCAAAAGAATGGATTCGTTATGCCATCCCTATTTCTGATTTTCCATATCCGTCAGAGGTCATGGAAGTGATGTTGAAAAAAGGCTTAGCTCATGTTGAAAATGACGTGTTAATCTTACATGCTGATGCCTTATATGAGGCAAAAAAACATTATTTAGATCGCTATACCCTACAAGCGATTATGCTTATGCATCAACTGCTTGATGAGTATTTATTCACACATAAAATGATTGAAAAAGAGATCTATCTTTCACTTGATGAGCAGTATTGTGTGTACGAACGAAAACAACGTGAACTGTTGTATGAGTTAGCGGTGCGTTATCAGTTCTTTTTAGATGATGAGAAAAAAGTGGATGAGAACGATCTATCAAGAGCGCTGCTTCAAAAAATAATCAAAAAAGAAGTGAATTTATTTGATTATGTCATTGCTGATGAAATTCAAGATTTGACGGAGATTCAAATTTATTGTTTGATTCGCTTGTCACGAAATCGTAATCAACTGTTATTTAGTGGAGATATTAATCAAACCATTCGACCTACTTATTTTCATACAGGACGCGTTGAAAGCATTATGAAAACATCGAATACCCATTTAGGTTTTTTGAAACATCAACTGGTGAAAAATTATCGTAGCACAAAAGAGGTCGTAGATTTAGCGAATAAAGTCGTGGATCTTCGGATCAAGCGCTTAGGATTAAATAAAAAAAATGATTATCATGAAATTGCTATCCGTGGTCTTTCACATGCGGTTTATTATTTACAGAGCACGAATCCTCAAAATGTCATTAAGCTCATTGAGACGGGCTTAAATCGACATTATGTTGCGATCGTCGTGCCAGATGAAGCTGAAAAACGGAATTTAGAGCGTTTAACCCAAGTGAAAGGGGCCGTCTTTACGGTTGAAGAAATTAAAGGAATCGAAAAAGATTACATCATTTGTTATAATGTGATGTCTAAGTTTAAATCGCTTTGGGAAACCATCTTAAATACCGATGTGATGCATCAAAATCAATACCGCTATTACTTTAATTTATTGTATGTTGCGATTACAAGGGCTCGTCAGCACTTATGTTTTGTAGAAGAGGACATGCCGCCGTCATTATTTGAGTATCTGAGTGATGAACTCTTAATTTTTTCTGAGTTTGATGAATCGGCTTTAAAACTAAGTCAAATTTCAAGTGATAATCAGTTCTATAAAGAAGCAACATTATACGAACGTCGCGAATTATATGAACAGGCTATTACCGAGTACGAGCTATCGAAATTAGAGGTGGCGAAACATGATATTAAACGGTGTCAGGCTTTGATGAAAAATAGAGAAGGGCAGCATATTGAAGCGGGAATCGAGCTCTTAAACTTAAAAGAATTTGAACAGGCGGCAAACTGTTTTAGACAGGGGCAAGATGTGCTCCGCTATTTACAGGCATTGGTTTATCAAGATTGTCCGTTTGAAAAAATACAAGAAGAATTATTAACCTT is a window of Turicibacter sanguinis DNA encoding:
- a CDS encoding UvrD-helicase domain-containing protein, whose protein sequence is MKILVTEMFLSHIPRGKETFVLQKMSQFVKDYVEYKFNMSAMRGGVSVREIKHNRNGLRIFKLRINKGDRILFTFDTNRVRSEYRQAILFLDYCHHDDQAMRGRQIGIKEDRIEVVSSEEEVVDAYIDQQYENFDYDPNVIITRVINVETMNQLLDDRDEKAIYYLNDEQFQCLAPTESPTFLFGSAGSGKTTINIHKAYLLALQPIRLAYFTYSSYLVEDAVKLFKKIVEDSDEVKADDILKRVQFLHYNHFVSTEVRAYQMMTYEAFRLWAIERQPMLIKQIGLDVYDLWKEIRGIIKGMIPKEWIRYAIPISDFPYPSEVMEVMLKKGLAHVENDVLILHADALYEAKKHYLDRYTLQAIMLMHQLLDEYLFTHKMIEKEIYLSLDEQYCVYERKQRELLYELAVRYQFFLDDEKKVDENDLSRALLQKIIKKEVNLFDYVIADEIQDLTEIQIYCLIRLSRNRNQLLFSGDINQTIRPTYFHTGRVESIMKTSNTHLGFLKHQLVKNYRSTKEVVDLANKVVDLRIKRLGLNKKNDYHEIAIRGLSHAVYYLQSTNPQNVIKLIETGLNRHYVAIVVPDEAEKRNLERLTQVKGAVFTVEEIKGIEKDYIICYNVMSKFKSLWETILNTDVMHQNQYRYYFNLLYVAITRARQHLCFVEEDMPPSLFEYLSDELLIFSEFDESALKLSQISSDNQFYKEATLYERRELYEQAITEYELSKLEVAKHDIKRCQALMKNREGQHIEAGIELLNLKEFEQAANCFRQGQDVLRYLQALVYQDCPFEKIQEELLTFGIEDVISYVYLQPTRVSWLRRFNKLYAIHLTKRTQVIDHLMECIDEMKG